In a genomic window of Akkermansia massiliensis:
- a CDS encoding beta-galactosidase: MKISLFSALFLAGHLCMAAPMPLPESNDGAKHVFATNQENFLMDGKPVKIISGEMHYPRVPREHWQDRFQRMKAMGMNTVCTYLFWNVHEPEPGKWDFSGNLDFVEFVKEAQKAGLWVIVRPGPYVCAEWEFGGFPGWLLKDADLKVRSQDPRFLEPAMAYLKKVCSMLEPLQITKGGPIIMAQVENEYGSYGSDKDYVKKHLEVIQKELPGVVPFTSDGPNDWMINNGTLPGIVPAMNFGGGAKGAFANLEKHKGKTPRINGEFWVGWFDHWGKPKNGGSTEGFNRDLKWMLENNVSPNLFMAHGGTSFGFMNGANWEGAYTPDVTNYDYGAPISENGTLTDRYRTFRQTIQDYYGDTYKLPEPPAQPEMMELPPITFTEKAGMFNRLPQPVIRKEPVHMEALGQSLGFILYRTKVNGPVKGELKMNNMQDRAIVYVDGKRQGAADRRYKQDACDVVIPAGLHTVDIFVENMGRINFGGQIQGERKGIRGPITLDGKKLENFLIYNLPCKGVELLSFSGKKPGGDQPVFHRGYFNVSNPKDTYLDMRDGWKKGVVWVNGHNLGRFWFIGSQQALYCPGEYLKPGKNEIVVLDVDGGSGTVKGVKEAIYEVNRDPAMADVFRVGKPVAPAASQLVHKGTFAKGADQQEIKFRAPVQARYIALVSKNAHDNGPHAAIAELNFLDASGNLLPREQWSVVYADSHETAGEAAQAGLVMDNQPTTYWHTKWQGDNPTHPHMIVLDLGKVQKLSGFRYLPRQNRENGRIKDYEVYASPKPFKPVK; this comes from the coding sequence ATGAAAATATCACTTTTTTCCGCCCTGTTTCTGGCAGGCCACCTTTGCATGGCCGCTCCCATGCCCCTGCCGGAATCCAATGACGGCGCCAAGCATGTCTTCGCCACCAACCAGGAAAACTTCCTGATGGACGGAAAGCCCGTCAAAATCATCTCCGGGGAAATGCACTACCCGCGCGTGCCGCGTGAGCACTGGCAGGACAGGTTCCAGCGCATGAAGGCCATGGGCATGAACACCGTCTGCACCTATCTGTTCTGGAACGTGCATGAACCGGAACCCGGCAAGTGGGACTTCTCCGGCAACCTGGACTTTGTGGAATTCGTCAAGGAAGCGCAGAAGGCCGGCCTGTGGGTCATCGTGCGTCCGGGCCCTTACGTTTGCGCGGAATGGGAATTCGGCGGGTTCCCCGGCTGGCTGCTGAAGGATGCGGACCTGAAGGTCCGCTCCCAGGACCCCCGTTTCCTGGAACCGGCCATGGCTTATCTCAAGAAAGTCTGCTCCATGCTGGAACCGCTGCAGATCACCAAGGGCGGCCCCATCATCATGGCCCAGGTGGAAAATGAATACGGCTCCTACGGCTCCGACAAGGACTACGTGAAAAAACACCTGGAAGTCATCCAAAAGGAGCTTCCGGGCGTGGTGCCCTTTACCTCGGACGGCCCGAACGACTGGATGATCAACAACGGCACGCTGCCCGGCATCGTTCCCGCCATGAACTTCGGCGGCGGAGCCAAGGGCGCCTTTGCCAACCTGGAAAAGCACAAGGGCAAGACTCCCCGCATCAACGGCGAATTCTGGGTAGGCTGGTTTGACCACTGGGGCAAGCCCAAAAACGGCGGCAGTACGGAAGGCTTCAACCGCGACTTGAAGTGGATGTTGGAAAACAATGTCTCCCCCAACCTTTTCATGGCGCACGGGGGCACCTCCTTCGGCTTCATGAACGGGGCGAACTGGGAAGGGGCCTACACGCCGGACGTGACCAATTACGACTACGGCGCGCCCATCTCTGAAAACGGAACCCTGACGGACCGCTACCGTACCTTCCGCCAGACCATTCAGGACTATTACGGTGATACGTACAAGCTCCCCGAACCGCCCGCGCAGCCGGAAATGATGGAGCTGCCGCCCATCACGTTCACGGAGAAAGCCGGCATGTTCAACCGGCTCCCGCAGCCTGTCATCCGCAAGGAGCCCGTGCACATGGAAGCCCTGGGGCAGAGCCTGGGCTTCATCCTGTACCGGACGAAAGTGAACGGCCCGGTGAAGGGAGAGCTGAAAATGAACAACATGCAGGACCGCGCCATCGTTTACGTGGACGGCAAAAGGCAGGGTGCGGCAGACCGCCGCTACAAGCAGGACGCCTGTGACGTGGTTATTCCCGCGGGCCTCCATACGGTGGATATCTTTGTGGAAAACATGGGCCGCATCAACTTCGGCGGCCAAATCCAGGGGGAACGCAAGGGAATCCGCGGCCCCATCACGCTGGACGGGAAGAAGCTGGAAAACTTCCTCATCTACAACCTCCCGTGCAAGGGCGTGGAGCTTCTGTCCTTCTCCGGCAAGAAGCCGGGCGGCGACCAGCCCGTGTTCCACCGTGGATATTTCAACGTCTCCAACCCCAAGGATACCTACCTGGACATGCGGGACGGCTGGAAAAAGGGCGTCGTGTGGGTGAACGGCCACAATCTGGGCCGCTTCTGGTTCATCGGTTCCCAGCAGGCGCTTTACTGCCCCGGCGAATACCTGAAACCGGGGAAAAATGAAATCGTGGTGCTGGACGTGGACGGCGGCTCCGGCACGGTGAAAGGCGTGAAGGAAGCCATTTACGAAGTCAACAGGGACCCTGCCATGGCGGACGTCTTCCGTGTGGGCAAGCCCGTAGCTCCCGCTGCCAGCCAGCTCGTGCACAAGGGAACCTTCGCCAAGGGCGCGGACCAGCAGGAAATCAAATTCCGCGCTCCCGTCCAGGCCCGCTACATCGCCCTCGTCAGCAAGAACGCCCATGACAACGGCCCGCACGCCGCCATTGCGGAGCTGAATTTCCTGGATGCCTCCGGCAACCTGCTTCCCCGCGAACAGTGGTCCGTGGTCTATGCGGATTCCCATGAAACGGCGGGGGAAGCCGCCCAGGCGGGCCTGGTGATGGACAACCAGCCCACCACCTACTGGCACACCAAGTGGCAGGGAGACAACCCCACGCACCCGCACATGATCGTGCTGGACCTGGGCAAGGTACAGAAGCTCTCCGGCTTCCGCTACCTGCCGCGCCAGAACCGGGAAAACGGCCGCATCAAGGACTATGAAGTCTACGCGTCTCCCAAGCCGTTCAAGCCTGTCAAATAG
- a CDS encoding porin family protein, with protein sequence MNKTILLGLALVASVSAANAYHADKYDGQFGMSLEGAYGIATKDAMPNVAGGNLSIFNYIETGSIVHQISLNGGILAGSHHPSVHDLGISGPYTASVRSTYVPMMAGYTLNLPIGDYTMFYLGGKAGATYGDIKTTIHGLEDGSRSHTISTTKFSWAAQAGFKFSISKSADFLIGYEYYQIQGYSDPGYHTIKLGFSWNF encoded by the coding sequence ATGAACAAGACTATACTGCTAGGTTTGGCCCTTGTGGCCTCCGTGTCCGCCGCCAATGCCTACCACGCCGACAAATACGACGGCCAGTTCGGCATGTCCCTGGAAGGAGCTTACGGCATCGCCACCAAGGATGCCATGCCCAACGTGGCCGGCGGCAATCTGAGCATTTTCAATTACATTGAAACCGGCAGCATTGTTCATCAGATTTCCCTGAACGGCGGCATTCTGGCAGGCTCCCACCATCCCAGCGTGCATGACCTGGGCATCAGCGGCCCCTATACCGCCAGCGTCCGCTCCACCTACGTTCCGATGATGGCCGGTTATACGCTGAACCTCCCCATCGGCGATTACACGATGTTCTATCTGGGCGGCAAGGCGGGCGCCACGTACGGAGACATTAAAACCACCATCCACGGGCTGGAAGACGGGAGCCGTTCCCACACCATCTCCACCACCAAGTTTTCCTGGGCAGCCCAGGCCGGGTTCAAGTTCAGCATCTCCAAGAGCGCTGACTTCCTGATCGGCTATGAATATTACCAGATTCAGGGCTACAGTGATCCCGGCTACCACACCATCAAGCTGGGCTTCTCCTGGAACTTCTAA
- a CDS encoding amidohydrolase translates to MEQQACDLLVTASRMLAGAGQAGAAGNAAVAVRDGKILETGSAAELEARWKPTARRDLGNVLLMPGLVNAHTHVPMTFLRGFADDLPLMEWLTGHIFPVEARLTDRIVSLGARLGMYEMMRTGTTAFVDSYLLEINVLREAERMGMRCVGGEALFAFPSPAYGGWDAAEALYREQAARFAGRGRVQVALMPHSVYTTSDDVLRRSMKLAEELDLMLHIHLSESAGEVEQCRSLHGDRRPVAYARDMGLLNERTVLAHMVDVTDEELELVASSGAAIAHNPVSNLKLASGFARVRDMARAGISVSLGTDGACSNNSLDMFETMKLAALLAKGCSGDATAVPATQALNMATAEGARIFRTPGLGTLAPGAPADMIALDLDEPNLCPIFNEASHAVYAASGKDCVFTMVEGNILYDRGTYTDGLYADTAAEMRDLVEWVKGKE, encoded by the coding sequence ATGGAACAACAAGCGTGTGATTTGCTGGTGACCGCTTCCCGCATGCTGGCGGGCGCGGGGCAGGCCGGCGCCGCCGGAAATGCGGCCGTCGCCGTCCGGGACGGGAAAATTCTGGAAACGGGGAGTGCCGCAGAGCTGGAAGCCCGGTGGAAGCCCACCGCCCGCAGGGACCTGGGAAATGTCCTGCTGATGCCGGGGCTGGTCAATGCCCATACGCACGTTCCGATGACCTTCTTGCGCGGCTTTGCGGATGACCTGCCTCTGATGGAATGGCTGACCGGGCATATTTTCCCTGTGGAAGCCCGCCTGACGGACAGAATCGTCTCCCTGGGGGCGCGGCTGGGCATGTATGAAATGATGCGGACGGGCACGACGGCTTTTGTGGACTCCTATTTGCTGGAAATCAACGTGCTCCGGGAGGCGGAGCGCATGGGAATGCGCTGTGTGGGCGGGGAGGCTCTTTTTGCGTTTCCCTCTCCGGCGTACGGCGGATGGGATGCGGCGGAAGCCCTGTACCGGGAGCAGGCGGCGCGCTTTGCGGGCCGCGGCAGGGTGCAGGTGGCCCTGATGCCGCACAGCGTATACACCACCAGTGACGACGTGCTCCGGCGTTCCATGAAGCTGGCGGAGGAACTGGACCTGATGCTGCATATCCATCTGTCCGAATCCGCCGGAGAAGTGGAGCAGTGCCGCTCCCTGCACGGGGACAGGCGCCCGGTGGCTTATGCCCGGGACATGGGGCTGCTGAATGAACGCACCGTGCTGGCCCACATGGTGGACGTGACGGATGAGGAACTGGAACTGGTAGCCTCTTCCGGAGCGGCAATCGCCCACAACCCGGTCAGCAATTTGAAACTGGCTTCCGGCTTCGCCCGCGTGCGGGACATGGCGCGGGCCGGCATTTCCGTCTCCCTGGGAACGGACGGAGCGTGCAGCAACAACAGCCTGGACATGTTTGAAACGATGAAGCTGGCCGCCCTTCTTGCCAAGGGATGCAGCGGGGACGCTACCGCGGTGCCCGCCACGCAGGCGCTGAACATGGCCACGGCGGAGGGCGCCCGCATCTTCCGGACGCCGGGGCTGGGAACGCTGGCTCCGGGAGCTCCCGCGGACATGATTGCCCTGGACCTGGATGAACCGAACCTCTGCCCGATTTTCAACGAAGCGTCCCATGCCGTTTATGCCGCTTCCGGCAAGGACTGCGTGTTCACCATGGTGGAAGGGAACATCCTGTACGACCGCGGAACCTACACGGACGGCCTGTACGCAGACACCGCCGCGGAAATGCGGGACCTGGTGGAGTGGGTGAAGGGGAAGGAATAA
- the lpdA gene encoding dihydrolipoyl dehydrogenase: protein MQYDLIVIGGGPAGYVGAIRAAQLGKSVVCVERDRVGGTCLNWGCIPTKALLKNAEAYLTVTARAKEFGMTVEGVSVDWSEVIGRSRKVSDRLAGGVGFLFKKNKVDSVTGEASITAPGKVEVKAADGTTSVLEGKNILISTGCVTRTVPSLPLNGATIIGSKEAMVLEKRPESMIIIGSGAIGTEFAYIYNSFSTKVTLIEALPRMLPNEDDDSCQTLERAFKKQGIKVMTGASVESVTETCDGKVKASVKNSKGQEEEITADVCLVAIGVKPVVPAAPGLELTEKGFIKVNDRYATSIPGVYAAGDVIGGVLLAHTATFEAVQAVEGMFNPDYQPRQVGFFPSCTYCYPQVASVGKTERALKEAGVEYKVGKFPFQAIGKAVAAGETDGFVKTLYGAKHGELLGAHIVGPEATELIATLGVGIQAELTDEDIHATIFAHPTLSEAIHESMLASEGIAIHM from the coding sequence ATGCAATATGATCTCATCGTCATTGGTGGAGGCCCTGCCGGCTATGTGGGCGCCATCCGCGCCGCCCAGCTGGGAAAATCCGTGGTGTGCGTGGAACGCGACCGGGTAGGGGGCACCTGTCTGAACTGGGGATGCATCCCCACCAAGGCGCTTCTGAAAAATGCGGAGGCTTACCTGACCGTGACGGCCCGGGCCAAGGAATTCGGCATGACGGTGGAAGGCGTCAGCGTGGACTGGAGCGAGGTGATCGGCCGTTCCCGCAAGGTCAGCGACCGCCTGGCCGGCGGCGTGGGTTTCCTGTTTAAGAAAAACAAGGTGGACTCCGTCACGGGGGAAGCCTCCATCACCGCCCCCGGCAAGGTGGAAGTGAAGGCCGCCGACGGAACGACGAGCGTTCTGGAAGGAAAAAACATCCTGATCAGCACCGGCTGCGTCACCCGCACGGTGCCCAGCCTGCCCCTCAACGGCGCCACCATCATCGGTTCCAAGGAAGCCATGGTGCTGGAAAAGCGGCCTGAAAGCATGATCATCATCGGTTCCGGCGCCATTGGCACGGAATTCGCCTACATTTACAACTCCTTCAGCACCAAGGTAACGCTCATTGAAGCGCTCCCGCGCATGCTTCCCAATGAAGACGACGATTCCTGCCAGACGCTGGAACGCGCGTTCAAGAAGCAGGGCATCAAGGTCATGACGGGAGCCTCCGTGGAATCCGTCACGGAAACCTGCGACGGCAAGGTCAAGGCCAGCGTGAAAAACAGCAAGGGACAGGAAGAGGAAATCACGGCGGACGTCTGCCTGGTGGCCATCGGCGTGAAGCCGGTCGTTCCCGCCGCTCCCGGCCTGGAGCTGACGGAAAAGGGATTCATCAAGGTGAATGACCGCTACGCCACATCCATTCCCGGCGTTTACGCGGCGGGCGACGTGATCGGCGGCGTGCTGCTGGCGCATACGGCCACCTTTGAAGCCGTGCAGGCCGTGGAAGGCATGTTTAATCCGGACTACCAGCCCAGGCAGGTCGGCTTCTTCCCAAGCTGCACGTACTGCTACCCGCAGGTGGCTTCCGTGGGTAAAACGGAACGCGCCCTCAAGGAAGCGGGCGTGGAGTACAAGGTGGGCAAATTCCCCTTCCAGGCCATTGGCAAGGCTGTGGCCGCCGGAGAAACGGACGGCTTCGTGAAAACCCTGTACGGCGCCAAACACGGCGAACTGCTGGGCGCCCACATCGTGGGGCCGGAAGCCACGGAACTGATTGCCACGCTGGGCGTCGGCATTCAGGCGGAACTGACGGACGAGGATATTCACGCCACCATCTTTGCCCATCCCACGCTGTCGGAAGCCATCCATGAATCCATGCTGGCTTCCGAGGGAATCGCCATCCACATGTAA
- a CDS encoding nucleotidyltransferase substrate binding protein, producing MNGNLRWKQRLQNLNKAFSRLRHACALPEYNELEMAGLVQTYEFTFELCWKTLKDKLVYDGYSVNSPREAIRQAFGAGLIGHIDCWFQALESRNLFVHTYDDSSAEEAVSLIKGKFFSMLAPCVENLNMMAEKED from the coding sequence ATGAACGGTAACCTGCGCTGGAAACAAAGGCTTCAAAACCTGAATAAGGCTTTTTCCCGGTTGCGCCATGCTTGCGCGTTGCCGGAATACAATGAATTGGAAATGGCCGGACTGGTGCAGACTTATGAATTTACGTTTGAGCTGTGCTGGAAAACGTTGAAAGATAAACTGGTCTATGACGGCTACAGCGTTAACAGCCCCCGCGAAGCCATCAGGCAGGCGTTTGGCGCAGGCTTGATAGGCCATATTGATTGCTGGTTTCAGGCGTTGGAAAGCCGCAATTTGTTTGTACATACTTATGATGATTCCAGCGCGGAAGAGGCGGTTTCCCTGATTAAGGGAAAATTCTTTTCCATGCTGGCCCCATGTGTGGAAAATCTGAACATGATGGCGGAGAAAGAGGACTGA
- a CDS encoding nucleotidyltransferase domain-containing protein: protein MCGKSEHDGGERGLNDGLTAKVRSGIREILSQTPQIRKAVLFGSRALGTWKPASDIDLALEGEDLDLSVLLTLQARLTELNLPVEVDLIIRNRITNPDLERHIHAYGKEWFSRSME from the coding sequence ATGTGTGGAAAATCTGAACATGATGGCGGAGAAAGAGGACTGAACGATGGCCTGACGGCCAAGGTGCGCTCAGGCATCCGGGAAATTCTTTCACAGACTCCGCAGATTAGGAAAGCCGTTTTATTCGGTTCCCGCGCCCTGGGCACGTGGAAGCCTGCGTCCGATATCGATCTTGCCCTGGAGGGCGAGGACCTGGATTTGTCCGTCCTTTTGACTCTCCAAGCGCGTCTCACGGAGTTGAACCTGCCTGTGGAGGTAGACTTGATTATTCGTAACAGAATCACCAATCCTGATTTGGAGCGTCATATCCATGCTTATGGCAAGGAGTGGTTTTCCCGTTCCATGGAATGA
- the sucB gene encoding dihydrolipoyllysine-residue succinyltransferase, with amino-acid sequence MSDILIPNFGESITTATVAAWHKNAGDPVAKGDTLVTLETDKVSTDLEADESGVLEILVPEGAEAPIGAALGRISSADGTAAAPEKEEAPVPPEPEKTTAPGTREEPASTPPPPAAESPEQKPEKETSAPEQPPAGKNGKSDKETAPRFIRKPMSPLRRTIAARLVEAQHQAAILTTFNECDMSAVMELRKQFNAAYRERYGTKLGFMSFFIKAVVKALQEVPQVNARIDGTDIVENLYYDISVAIGTDKGLVVPVLRDCDRKTLPELELELAALAEKVRGGSLSMQDLQGGCFTISNGGTYGSLLSTPILNPPQSGILGMHAIQERPVVRDGQIVARPMMYLALSYDHRLVDGKQAVQFLIAVKNAVENPVFEL; translated from the coding sequence ATGAGCGACATCCTGATCCCCAACTTCGGAGAATCCATCACCACCGCCACCGTAGCCGCGTGGCACAAGAATGCCGGCGACCCGGTAGCCAAAGGCGACACCCTGGTGACGCTGGAAACGGACAAGGTTTCCACGGACCTGGAGGCGGACGAAAGCGGCGTGCTGGAAATCCTCGTCCCGGAAGGAGCGGAAGCCCCCATCGGCGCGGCTCTGGGCCGCATTTCTTCCGCTGACGGAACCGCAGCCGCACCGGAAAAGGAAGAGGCTCCCGTACCGCCGGAACCGGAGAAAACCACAGCGCCGGGAACACGGGAGGAACCCGCTTCCACCCCCCCTCCTCCTGCGGCCGAATCCCCGGAACAAAAGCCGGAAAAGGAAACGTCCGCCCCGGAACAGCCTCCCGCCGGGAAAAACGGGAAGTCTGACAAGGAAACCGCCCCGCGTTTCATCAGGAAACCCATGAGCCCCCTGCGCCGCACCATCGCGGCCCGGCTGGTGGAGGCCCAGCACCAGGCGGCCATCCTCACCACCTTCAACGAGTGCGACATGTCCGCCGTGATGGAGCTCCGCAAACAATTCAATGCGGCGTACCGGGAACGGTACGGCACCAAGCTTGGTTTCATGAGCTTCTTCATCAAGGCGGTGGTCAAGGCCCTTCAGGAAGTGCCCCAGGTCAACGCCAGAATTGACGGCACGGACATCGTGGAAAACCTGTATTACGACATTTCCGTAGCCATCGGCACGGACAAGGGACTCGTGGTCCCCGTGCTGCGGGACTGCGACCGGAAAACGCTCCCGGAACTGGAACTGGAACTCGCCGCCCTGGCGGAAAAAGTGCGCGGCGGAAGCTTGTCCATGCAGGACCTGCAAGGGGGCTGCTTCACTATCTCCAACGGGGGAACCTACGGTTCCCTGCTCTCCACCCCCATTCTGAACCCGCCCCAGAGCGGCATTCTGGGCATGCACGCCATTCAGGAACGCCCCGTGGTCCGGGACGGCCAGATCGTCGCCCGGCCCATGATGTACCTGGCCCTTTCCTATGACCACCGCCTGGTGGACGGCAAGCAGGCCGTGCAGTTCCTTATTGCGGTGAAAAACGCCGTGGAGAATCCGGTGTTTGAGCTATGA
- a CDS encoding 2-oxoglutarate dehydrogenase E1 component has product MNASIFSRLPPEEIMALHQSWKNDPLSVDPLWAAWFEGYELGSGNAPQEKANAGNCTDASPYTVPPESAECRGRVNQLIRAYRVMGHQCARFNPLASPDKTCTPVNLEEMGFRPEDLDQPANIGTFMDGGTFTLREIISHLQKIYCGPIGFEYHHIDNLEIRSWIEEKIKLRANGVDYGPEVRRDAFFHLCKAELFEEFLGKRFIGEKRFSLEGGEGAIVLLDAIVKRCPAAGVSHIEMGMAHRGRLNVLANILHKPLKTIFREFTPDYLPESPIGRSDVKYHLGYATTRHVDGRDLHVRLSSNPSHLEAVYPVVEGRARAMQHNLEDAERKHVLPLVLHGDAAFAGQGLVAEVLNLSLLKGYRTGGTVHLIINNQIGFTTGPDEARSSRYATDVAQMLQSPILHINGESPEDLVWAAEFALQFRQKFGRDIILDMYCYRRLGHNETDQAAFTAPMQTKRIEARPTAAALYGTALRERGELTEQQEQDIRKDLWEGMEQAYLQMKENPADYILPATAQDADETPIPRTSVRTGISPELFQRIGDILTELPDGFTPHPTLEKRFLARRREAFREGGLLDWAMAEALAWGSLLAENHTVRLSGQDCQRGTFSQRHAVLHDFNDGSLYTPLEKLNHGTTAFRIYNSSLSEASVLGFEYGYALESPDALVMWEAQFGDFANGAQVIVDQFIAAAEAKWHQKNRIVLLLPHGYEGAGSEHSSARMERYLQLCADDNMQVINPTTPAQYFHALRRQVHQNVHKPLIVFTPKSLLSRPEAVSPHREFLVPSRFHEVLPDPDAPAPDQVTRAVFCTGKVYYDLAAYRKERNISDTIIIRLEQIYPLAQEQLTYLLAPYQKVRDFVWCQEEPSNMGAWGHLRNRLGRLFATSFRYAGRPPMACPAEGAKALHAAAQKRLIATAFGPRAQS; this is encoded by the coding sequence ATGAACGCCTCCATCTTCTCCAGACTCCCGCCTGAGGAAATCATGGCGCTCCACCAATCATGGAAAAACGATCCCCTGTCCGTAGACCCTCTCTGGGCCGCCTGGTTTGAAGGCTATGAACTGGGGAGCGGCAACGCTCCGCAGGAAAAAGCAAACGCAGGGAACTGCACGGACGCCTCCCCCTACACCGTCCCGCCGGAAAGCGCGGAATGCCGGGGGCGCGTCAACCAGCTCATCCGGGCCTACCGGGTCATGGGCCACCAGTGCGCGCGCTTCAATCCCCTGGCGTCTCCGGACAAGACCTGCACCCCGGTCAATCTGGAAGAAATGGGCTTCCGTCCGGAAGACCTGGACCAGCCCGCCAACATCGGCACCTTCATGGACGGCGGCACGTTCACCCTCCGTGAAATCATCAGCCACCTGCAAAAAATCTATTGCGGCCCCATCGGGTTTGAATACCACCACATAGACAATCTGGAAATCCGCTCCTGGATTGAAGAAAAAATCAAGCTCCGGGCGAACGGCGTGGACTACGGCCCGGAGGTCCGGCGGGACGCCTTCTTCCATCTCTGCAAGGCGGAATTGTTCGAGGAATTCCTGGGCAAGCGCTTCATTGGGGAAAAACGCTTCTCCCTGGAAGGGGGGGAGGGTGCCATCGTCCTGCTGGACGCCATCGTCAAGCGCTGCCCCGCCGCCGGCGTCTCCCACATTGAAATGGGCATGGCCCACCGCGGGAGGCTGAACGTGCTCGCCAACATCCTCCACAAGCCGCTGAAAACCATCTTCCGAGAATTCACGCCGGACTACCTGCCGGAATCCCCCATTGGCAGGAGCGACGTCAAATACCACCTCGGCTACGCCACCACGCGCCATGTGGACGGCCGCGACCTTCACGTCCGCCTCTCCTCCAACCCCAGCCATCTGGAAGCCGTGTATCCCGTGGTGGAAGGCAGGGCCAGGGCCATGCAGCACAACCTGGAAGACGCGGAACGCAAGCATGTGCTGCCGCTCGTCCTCCACGGGGACGCCGCCTTCGCAGGACAAGGGCTCGTGGCGGAAGTGCTCAATCTTTCCCTGCTGAAAGGCTACCGCACGGGAGGCACCGTGCACCTCATCATCAACAACCAGATCGGCTTCACCACCGGACCGGACGAGGCCCGTTCCTCCCGCTACGCCACGGACGTGGCGCAGATGCTCCAGTCCCCCATCCTGCACATCAACGGGGAAAGCCCGGAGGACCTGGTGTGGGCGGCGGAATTCGCGCTCCAGTTCCGCCAGAAGTTCGGGCGGGACATCATTCTGGACATGTACTGCTACCGCCGCCTGGGCCACAATGAAACGGACCAGGCCGCCTTCACCGCGCCCATGCAGACCAAGCGGATTGAGGCGCGCCCCACCGCCGCAGCCCTGTACGGAACGGCGCTCAGAGAGCGCGGGGAATTGACAGAACAGCAGGAGCAGGACATCCGGAAAGACCTTTGGGAAGGCATGGAACAGGCCTACCTGCAAATGAAGGAAAACCCCGCGGACTACATCCTGCCCGCCACCGCGCAGGATGCGGATGAAACGCCCATCCCGCGTACCAGCGTACGGACGGGAATCAGCCCGGAGCTGTTCCAGCGCATCGGAGATATCCTTACGGAACTGCCGGACGGCTTCACGCCCCACCCCACGCTGGAAAAACGCTTCCTGGCCCGCCGCCGGGAGGCCTTCCGGGAAGGCGGACTGCTGGACTGGGCCATGGCGGAAGCCCTGGCCTGGGGCAGCCTGCTCGCGGAAAACCACACCGTGCGCCTGTCCGGCCAGGACTGCCAGCGCGGCACCTTCTCCCAGCGGCACGCCGTCCTGCATGACTTCAATGATGGCTCCCTGTACACTCCTCTGGAAAAGCTGAACCACGGCACTACCGCGTTCCGCATTTACAACTCCTCCCTGTCGGAAGCCTCCGTGCTGGGCTTTGAATACGGCTATGCTCTGGAAAGCCCGGACGCGCTGGTCATGTGGGAGGCCCAGTTCGGGGACTTCGCCAACGGAGCGCAGGTCATCGTGGACCAGTTCATTGCGGCCGCGGAGGCCAAATGGCACCAGAAAAACCGCATTGTGCTGCTGCTGCCCCACGGCTATGAAGGGGCGGGCTCGGAACACTCCAGCGCCCGCATGGAACGCTATCTCCAGCTCTGCGCGGACGACAACATGCAGGTCATCAACCCCACCACCCCGGCCCAATACTTCCACGCCCTGCGCCGCCAGGTGCACCAGAACGTGCACAAGCCGCTGATCGTCTTCACGCCCAAAAGCCTGCTCTCCCGTCCGGAGGCCGTCTCCCCGCACCGGGAATTCCTGGTTCCCTCCCGCTTCCACGAAGTGCTGCCGGACCCGGACGCTCCCGCGCCGGACCAGGTAACGCGCGCCGTCTTCTGCACCGGGAAAGTTTACTATGACCTGGCCGCCTACCGGAAGGAACGGAATATTTCAGACACAATCATTATCCGCCTGGAACAAATCTACCCGCTGGCCCAGGAACAGCTCACCTACCTGCTGGCCCCCTACCAGAAGGTGCGCGACTTCGTCTGGTGCCAGGAGGAACCCTCCAACATGGGGGCCTGGGGCCACCTGCGGAACAGGCTGGGGCGCCTCTTCGCCACCTCCTTCCGCTATGCGGGGCGGCCGCCCATGGCCTGCCCTGCGGAGGGCGCCAAGGCCCTGCACGCCGCCGCGCAAAAAAGACTCATCGCCACCGCCTTCGGGCCGCGGGCGCAATCCTGA